TCACCATCTCACTCCCATCAACCTGGGCCAAGCAACACAACATCAAAAAAGGCGATGAAGTCATCCTCGAGCCGAGAACAGAAGGACTGCTCGTCCACACCCCACGAGGAAGGCAATTCGAGAAGAAAACGCTCGATATTCGAGGACTCAACCGCATCGCAGCCAGAAGCTTCGCCGCACTCTACAAAGCAGGCTACGACGAAATAACCCTCCTCTACGAAAACGCTGACGAACTGCAACGCATCCAAAAGACCATTAACAACGAATGCACCGGATACGAAGTAATCAGCGAAACAGACAACACCATAGAAATCAAACAAATCAGCTCCCTCTCTTCAGAAGATTTCAACATCCTCCTTCGCAGAATCTTCTTCTTCCTCACAACTGTCACTGAAGAAACAAGCGCCGCAGCAACCAACCACAACAAGAACGCATACGAGAAAAACATCCTCAGAGACCAACACATAAACAAACTCGCCAACTTCTGCAGACGCATTGTGAACAAGCACGGCCAAACGAACTACAAAAGCGACCCGGCACTCTACACCCTCATAGAAGAACTCGAGAAACTAGGCGACCTCTACCTCAACTTCAACAAAGCCCTTCTTAAAAGAACAACACCCCCCACCAAAGAACTCATCGAAACCCTCAAAGAAACAAACAAAATCTTTCAAACATTCAAAAACGTATGCTTCCAATACTCGCTGAACAAACTCGACCAGCTCCTCAGCCAGTGCTTCTCCTTTCTCGACACGAAAACCGCAGCCCTCACCCGCCTACCCCGAGAAGACATCATCCCCACACACATCCTCCTCAACACCGTGCAAAAAATCGCAGACCTCAACGGCATCATCCTCTTGCTCAACGCCTAAAACCTAACACAGAACAAAAACTGCTCTAAGACACACCCCTCGAAAGAACGGCAAGGGGAAGCTCCTCAAGCGGCTGCTCTGAAAGGAACACCCCGACATCGCCCAAAACCCTTTGAACATCTCTCTGCTGCAGCAACAACCTCAGCATCCGGCGAAACCGCATCTGCCGCTCTCGTTCAAGCACAACCCACTCCTGACGCGGAACCTGACGCTCATTCAGCAACGAACTCCCCACCCGC
The nucleotide sequence above comes from Candidatus Woesearchaeota archaeon. Encoded proteins:
- a CDS encoding AbrB/MazE/SpoVT family DNA-binding domain-containing protein, with amino-acid sequence MQRTVHNNVHHKHETSTTTTTTMKRKVVQHGPGTLTISLPSTWAKQHNIKKGDEVILEPRTEGLLVHTPRGRQFEKKTLDIRGLNRIAARSFAALYKAGYDEITLLYENADELQRIQKTINNECTGYEVISETDNTIEIKQISSLSSEDFNILLRRIFFFLTTVTEETSAAATNHNKNAYEKNILRDQHINKLANFCRRIVNKHGQTNYKSDPALYTLIEELEKLGDLYLNFNKALLKRTTPPTKELIETLKETNKIFQTFKNVCFQYSLNKLDQLLSQCFSFLDTKTAALTRLPREDIIPTHILLNTVQKIADLNGIILLLNA